The DNA region TTCTTTTGTCATAAGTAACTAATTTATTCATTTTACCCCTCATTTCCATTTGTTACTCTTTTTGTAATTTCTTTTGTCATTTCTTTTGTAATTTTTATGTTTATCAAAAATATTGAATATTTTTTAAATCAAAAAAAATAACTTTACGTAGAAAAAGTCTACTATTATATAATAGTCTTGTATATAATAGTCTTGTAGACATATTATTTATTAAATTCCCCCTCCTTTATAACGCTGATAAATCTTTCAATAATTGTTCTAAATCAACTTCATCATGTGGATCGGTGTTACTAATAGGGGTTTCTTGTTTCTTACTTTCCAGGACAATGTCCTGGTTTTTTTCTTGTTATTTTTCTTTAACAATTTTTGCTTTTAAATTATTTCAACGTTCAAATTTTTTATTTTTTTCTTTAATTGATTTATCAAAAATTTTAATTAAGTTATTTTCATAAGATACTCAAATTTCATGATCATATAATTCTAAATCAATTAAATCATGAAATAACATATAGCCTTTATATTTTTTATTTGACTCTTTTTTTACATTATCTTTTATATATCTAGTTCAATAACTCAATTGCGGAATTATACCAATTAAAAATCAGTATTCTTTAAATTTATATTTAAAAACAAAACAAGAAGCTAATATAAATGAACTTTCAGGTGTATTAATTATATAACTAATTACTTCATTGCCACATTTGTTATACGATTGAATTAATGTTTTATGTATTCGATAGTTTTAAATATTTTTCCTTTTATTATTTTGTTTATGCGGTTCATAAAAAATGCCATCTTCTTTTTTAGAAAATTCAGCAAGAAAATCGAACCCGGGTTCGTATTTTTGTTTTCGAGCATGACATCCTGCTTCACAGTTCAAAATTTCACGCATAAACTTTCTCCTTTATGTTATTAAATAAATAAATTTTTCAATAATTATGTTGTACTTTTTTTAAATTTAATATGTGAAATATCTACTGCTCATCGCACAGCATATTGATGTATTTTTTTAATTTATTTTAGTTTTTTTTCATAGTTTCTTCATAATTTTTTTCCTAGCTTTTTATTTTATAATAAATAAATATTTTTTAAAATATACTATTCATCTTCTTATGATCTAAACATTGCTTATTCACAACAAGCACCACATAATTACCACCACACTCGCTAATAAAAATCACAAGGTTCTAAATCATGTTCTATTGCAGTTTCTTCTGACCAATTTTTGCATTTTCACTTTGGCATAATTATTCCTCCAAACTGTTATATTTATGTGCTTCATCTTCAACAATAGTATTTCCATCTCTTCAAGATTAATCTAACATATGTCCATGTATTCAAACTCTTCCACCATCAGGTAAATCACAACTATGATTAACTTCATAAAAATCACTTTTCTTTAGTCGATTATGACGATACATTTCTAATTTATCTCTGTCTGCTAACAAGATTCCATATTGTTTATATTTTTCAGCAAGTGCTTTATCTAATAATTTTTTAATTTTATTTTGTAGTTCATATATTTGGTTATAAATCATTGTATAATTATTATCACTTATTCTTGAATCATTTAATCATCTATTAAAATAATCAAATTTTTCATCTACTAATTTTTAATTATTTCCATTTTGGGCCTCTTTTAATTCTTCATAAATCATTTTTAATGTCTTATGTTCCATTTTGTTAGGTCATTTTTTGAAATCATCACCACAGATTTGTTTTACTTGTTCTATTTGTTTAACAATATTATTAATTTTTTCCATAATTTTTTCCATATATTAAATACTCCTTTGCTTAAAATACCTTTTTAACGATAAAACCACCTTAGTGGTCTTAAATGTATATGGTACCTCACAAAAACATTATTTTTTTTTCAACCTATCCAATTAAAATATTTTCTTCAACATAACTGTATTCTTTTTCAGCACTTCCACGAATTGAAACTAATAACGTTGAAGAAACTCCTAATTGCCCAATAAACATTAATAGAATAAATATTAAAGTACTTAAAATACCAATGTTATATAGTTCGGTAAAATTTAAAGTACTTAATCCTGTTGTTCCAAATGCACTACAAATTGTAAAAAAAGTATTTAAAACATTAAGATGAGGATTTTCAGCACTAATACAGATAATGGCAATTGCAATTAAACCTCCTGAAATAACAGTAACTCCTAACGCTCGTTTTACTGTTTCATTTGGAATTTTCCGTTTAAAAGCATTAACACTATTATTATTCCGAATAATAGACCAAATTGTAATGATAATAACAGCTAAAGTTGTTGTTCGAATCCCCCCTGCGGTAGAAGAAGGCGCTGATCCAATAAACATCATAATTGACATCACTATTCGTGATCCTGGTAAAAAGTTACTCATTTCAACTGTTGAATAACCTGCATTTCTGGTTGACATTGTATTAAAGAAAATATTCATAAAACCATTTCAATTTGATTTTGAATTTCGTAAAATACTTTCCATATGCTGAGCAGTTTCAGGATGGATTGTATTAATATTCGTAAATTCAATTAATCAAACACTAAAAACACCAATAATTGATAAACCAATATAAGTAATTAAATTAATTTTAGTAAATAAGGTAAATTTAACATGTTCTTTTCGTTGTCATGCTACAAATTTTCGTTTTAAATCGTAAAAAGTTGGAAAACCTAAACCACCAATAATAAATTGGAATAAAAACACAAATTGAATAAAATAATTAGTATTATAAGGCATTAATGATGAATTACCAATAATATCAAACCCAGCATTATTAATTGATGAAATTGAGTGGAAAACACCGCTTCATAAACTTCGTCAAAAATTATGATAAGTAACATTATCAATCATGAATTTTCCTTCTACTGATAATGGTGAAAAATAAAAATTACAAAATAATAAAATTGCCCCAAAACATTCCAAAATAATTAAAAAAATAAAACTATTTTTAATTAAATCCATTGTATGTCCAAAGTTACTACTTCCTCGTTCACCTTGCACTAGCATTTTATCTTTAATTGAAATTCGACGCCCTAATCATACAAAAATCATAATTTTAAAAGTAGCAATTCCAAAACCACCTGTTTGAATTAAAATTAAAATTACCAATTGTCCCCAAAAAGTATAATCCGCTGCAGGATTACTAATTGTAATTCCATTATCAGAAAAAGCACTAGCAGCAGTAAATAAACCAATTAAATAATTTCACACAAAAGTAACTGAATGGTTTAAAATTTTACCTTTTCCATCAAGAATCATCCGTTCTCCGCCATGAACAAAACCTGGAATTGATAACAGTAGTCCGCCTAAAAAAACAATTAAAATATAAACTAAAAATAATCTTCCCGATATTTTTGAGAATGGTAACCAATAACGACGCCGTGTTAATGGTGCAGTTGGGTCATTATTACGTTGTTGTTTATTATCATTTTTTCTTTTAAAAATATTTTTGAAATATAATTGAAAAAAAACCATTTATGTCCCTCTTTCATTAATATTATTATATACTACAAGTTAGTAATTATTGCTAATAATAAAAAAAATAGTATAATTAAAAGTGCAATAAGGGGGAAAAGAAATGGCAAGAAGAAAAAGTTTTGCAATTATTGGACTAAATAATTTTGGACGTTCAATAATTGAAACACTAATTGCGCGAAAACAACACATTATGGTCTTTGATATTAACCAAACTAAGGTTAATAATATTATTGCTAGTTATGAACAAGTTGATGGCGTAGCATTAGACGCAACAGTTAAAACAAATCTAATTGAGCAAGGACTAGACGAATATGATACTGTCATTATCACAATCGCAAGTAATATTGAAGCTAGTATTTTAACAATTATTGGATTACAAGACCTTGGAATTACTAATATTATTGCGAAAGTAAAAGATATACGTCATGCACGAATTCTAAAAGCATTAGGAATTAATAATATTATCCAACCAGATACAATGGCTGGAAGTATTACGGCAACTAAAGCAATGTTTGATATTGAAATTGAAATGCAAACTGTTGATGAAAATTATGCATCATTAATTATTCAGGTGACTGATCCAAATATTGAAGGACAAACATTATCAGAATTACGTTTTATTAATAATAAAGATTATAATATTGTTTATGTTAAACGTAAAGGCCGTGTTATTTTACCCGGAGATGTTGAAACAATTAAATTAGATGATGAATTATTATTTATTGCTAAAATTAGTGCAATTAATGATTTAACAATTAAATTACAAAAAATTGATCAAGAATATGAAAAAGATGGTAAGTAACCATCTTTTTTATTTCCCTTGTTTCACTGTAATTAATTCAATAACTACTTGTTGGCCAATTTCTGGGGCAACTTGTCCTTTTGTTAATTTCATTAATTCACCCATAAAAAACTTAATTACTCGTTCTGGCCGTTGCTCATATTGTTCTAGCATTGCTATATTAGCATTAAAAACTGGCTCAATAATTGTTTTAATTTCAACTGGATCAATAATTTGTTTTAAACCTAATTCAGCAATAATTTTAGTTGGAGCACAATCTTCATTTAAAATTCGTTGTAACACTATTTTGGCTTGTTTATTTGAAATTATATTTTTATTAATTAACATAATCATTTCAACTAAATTTTGTGGTGTTAATGATGTTTCACTTATTGTTAATCCTTTTTGATTTAAATAAGCACTAATATCACCAATTAAATAATGAGCAATCATTTCATAATGTGGTGATAACTTAATTGTTGCTTCAAAAAAATTCATTAAGGCATAATCTTGTAAAATAATTTCAATATCAGCTGGTTTTAAATTTAATTTTAATAAATAACGTTTACGTTTGACAGCTGGTAATTCTGGCATATTTTTAAGAACTTTTGTCATTCAATTTGGATCTAATTTAATTGGAAAAATATTTGGTTCAGAAAAATATTTATAATCAATAGCATCAGTTTTATGACGCATTAAAACCGTTGTTTTTGTTTTTTCATCAAATCGGCGTGTTTCTTGTTCAATTCTTTTTCCCATTAATAAAAGTTCACTTTGTCTTGTAATTTCATATTCAATTGCCTTTTCAACATTTGCAATTGAATTAAGATTTTTTAATTCAACCTTATAACCAAATGTTTTGACACCAATTGGACGTAACGAAATGTTAACATCACATCGTAATGAACCCTCATTCATTTTAGCATTACTAACTTTTGTATAAACTAAAATTTCACGTAAAGCTTCTAAATATTGACGAACTTGAAACGCTGACCGTAATACAGGGCGAGTTACAATTTCAATTAAACCAATTCCAGCACGATTATAGTCTAATAACGTTTGGTCTTCTTCATGCAACTGTTTAGCAGTATCTTCTTCAATATGCAGACGTTCAATTTCTACTTTAAAAGGTTTATTATTCTCATCAATAATAGTTAAATATCCATTTTGACCAATTGGATAATATTGCTGCGTAATTTGAAAACCTTTTGCTAAATCAGGGTAATAATAATTTTTACGATCAAATTGAATGACTGGATCAATTGTCAAATTAAGTGCTTGGCAAGCAATTAACGCTAACTCAACTCCCTTTTTATTAACTGTTGGCATTACTCCTGGATACCCAACATCCATTGGATTAACCATACTATTCGGTTTAGCCCCATAACTCACTGCGCCAGAAGAAAACATTTTTGTCTTTGTTTTTAATTCAACGTGATTTTCAATTCCAATTACTACCTCAAAATTAATCATGATTTTTCCCCCTTTCTGGTACCACTTTATTTTTAATTCCAACAATCTCTTCAATTAATAAACTAGCATTAAAGACCTTTTGGTCAGCAAAAGGAGCAGCATTAACATTTATTCCAATTGGCATTTTATCAACAAAAGCAAGCGGAACAGTTAATGATGGATTACCCATTAAATTACCTAATACTAATAAATCATCAACATAATTTTCTAGTTCTGCCTCTGTTAAAATTTGATCTTTAATAGTAGTAATTTTTGGAGCAATCGCTGATGCAGCTGGTAATAATAAAAAGTCATATTTTGAAAAAACAGTAGTTAAAGCATTGACAATTAAGCGTCGTACTTGTTTTGCTTTTAAAAATAATAATGTTTGGTTATTTTTTGTTAAAGTGTATGAACCAATAACATAACGACGTTTAACAACATGACCAAAACCATTAGTTCGTGAATTCATCATTACTTCTTGATAAGTGTCCCCATCAACTCGTGTTCCATAATTAATTCCATCCAACATTGAATGACTACTTACTGCTTCGGCAAAAGAAATCACCATATAAACTGGCATTAATGCTTTTAGTAAATCTTCTGGAAAATCAATTGCTGTAACACTAATCCCGCGGGCTGTTAATTCATCATATAAATGATCAAAATGAATTCTAATTTCATTTGGAAGAATCATATGCGCATTTTTTAAATAAGCAAATTTTTGTTTTTTGATTTTTTCTGATGATAAATTTTTAAAATAACCTTGTTCCTTACTCTTTAATGAGGTTGCATCCTTGTGATCTTCTTGTGCTAAATAATCAAAAACAATTGCACTGTCTTCAACAGTTCTAGTAAAATATCCAACCGTATCTAATGATGGCGCATAAGGAAAAACACCATACCGTGAAATTAAACCATAAGTTGGTTTAAAACCAACAACACCACAATAACCTGCTGGTTTTCGTACTGAATCACCTGTATCTGTTCCTAATGCAAATGGAACAACACCAGCTACAACTAAAGCTGCTGAGCCAGATGATGAACCACCAGTAATCCGACTTAAATCTCAAGGGTTTAAAACATCCCCTGTTAATGCATATAAACCATGCCCACCCATTCCTAACTCATCCAAAGCTGCTTTTCCTAATAAAATACTATTGTTTTCTTTCAAAATATTAGTTACTGTTGATTCATAATTTGGAATAAAATTTTCTAAAATTTTTGAACTCGCCGTTGTCTTAATTCCTTTTGTTGCAAAATTATCTTTTGCAAAATATGGTAAGGCAAATAAATAATTATTTTTAGGAACAACAAGGTGGTCTAATTTAGCTGCCAAAGCTGTGGCTTCTGTTTTTAATTCTGTGACTGTTGCATTTAAAACCTGATATTTGTCTAAATTAGTAAAAGCATTCTTAACTATTTGCGATGGAGTAATTTTTTTAGCAACTAAAAGATGATGTAATTCTTTGATTGAATAAGCTGCCATTCTATTTAACAACCTTATTAATTACAATATAATCATCTATTTTTTTTGGTGCTGCCGCTAAAATTTCAGCTTGCGGAGCAACATCAATCTCATCATCCTCACGCAAATAGTCAACTGTTAAATCAAATGGAAAATGCATTGAATGAACATTAG from Spiroplasma kunkelii CR2-3x includes:
- the gatC gene encoding Asp-tRNA(Asn)/Glu-tRNA(Gln) amidotransferase subunit GatC; this encodes MARIRKEVLQILVHDIMLDLQDEELTNLSQEFDVILKQMDLVQKIDTTNVHSMHFPFDLTVDYLREDDEIDVAPQAEILAAAPKKIDDYIVINKVVK
- the gatB gene encoding Asp-tRNA(Asn)/Glu-tRNA(Gln) amidotransferase subunit GatB, giving the protein MINFEVVIGIENHVELKTKTKMFSSGAVSYGAKPNSMVNPMDVGYPGVMPTVNKKGVELALIACQALNLTIDPVIQFDRKNYYYPDLAKGFQITQQYYPIGQNGYLTIIDENNKPFKVEIERLHIEEDTAKQLHEEDQTLLDYNRAGIGLIEIVTRPVLRSAFQVRQYLEALREILVYTKVSNAKMNEGSLRCDVNISLRPIGVKTFGYKVELKNLNSIANVEKAIEYEITRQSELLLMGKRIEQETRRFDEKTKTTVLMRHKTDAIDYKYFSEPNIFPIKLDPNWMTKVLKNMPELPAVKRKRYLLKLNLKPADIEIILQDYALMNFFEATIKLSPHYEMIAHYLIGDISAYLNQKGLTISETSLTPQNLVEMIMLINKNIISNKQAKIVLQRILNEDCAPTKIIAELGLKQIIDPVEIKTIIEPVFNANIAMLEQYEQRPERVIKFFMGELMKLTKGQVAPEIGQQVVIELITVKQGK
- a CDS encoding potassium channel family protein produces the protein MARRKSFAIIGLNNFGRSIIETLIARKQHIMVFDINQTKVNNIIASYEQVDGVALDATVKTNLIEQGLDEYDTVIITIASNIEASILTIIGLQDLGITNIIAKVKDIRHARILKALGINNIIQPDTMAGSITATKAMFDIEIEMQTVDENYASLIIQVTDPNIEGQTLSELRFINNKDYNIVYVKRKGRVILPGDVETIKLDDELLFIAKISAINDLTIKLQKIDQEYEKDGK
- a CDS encoding amidase family protein, which codes for MAAYSIKELHHLLVAKKITPSQIVKNAFTNLDKYQVLNATVTELKTEATALAAKLDHLVVPKNNYLFALPYFAKDNFATKGIKTTASSKILENFIPNYESTVTNILKENNSILLGKAALDELGMGGHGLYALTGDVLNPWDLSRITGGSSSGSAALVVAGVVPFALGTDTGDSVRKPAGYCGVVGFKPTYGLISRYGVFPYAPSLDTVGYFTRTVEDSAIVFDYLAQEDHKDATSLKSKEQGYFKNLSSEKIKKQKFAYLKNAHMILPNEIRIHFDHLYDELTARGISVTAIDFPEDLLKALMPVYMVISFAEAVSSHSMLDGINYGTRVDGDTYQEVMMNSRTNGFGHVVKRRYVIGSYTLTKNNQTLLFLKAKQVRRLIVNALTTVFSKYDFLLLPAASAIAPKITTIKDQILTEAELENYVDDLLVLGNLMGNPSLTVPLAFVDKMPIGINVNAAPFADQKVFNASLLIEEIVGIKNKVVPERGKNHD
- a CDS encoding TrkH family potassium uptake protein; the protein is MVFFQLYFKNIFKRKNDNKQQRNNDPTAPLTRRRYWLPFSKISGRLFLVYILIVFLGGLLLSIPGFVHGGERMILDGKGKILNHSVTFVWNYLIGLFTAASAFSDNGITISNPAADYTFWGQLVILILIQTGGFGIATFKIMIFVWLGRRISIKDKMLVQGERGSSNFGHTMDLIKNSFIFLIILECFGAILLFCNFYFSPLSVEGKFMIDNVTYHNFWRSLWSGVFHSISSINNAGFDIIGNSSLMPYNTNYFIQFVFLFQFIIGGLGFPTFYDLKRKFVAWQRKEHVKFTLFTKINLITYIGLSIIGVFSVWLIEFTNINTIHPETAQHMESILRNSKSNWNGFMNIFFNTMSTRNAGYSTVEMSNFLPGSRIVMSIMMFIGSAPSSTAGGIRTTTLAVIIITIWSIIRNNNSVNAFKRKIPNETVKRALGVTVISGGLIAIAIICISAENPHLNVLNTFFTICSAFGTTGLSTLNFTELYNIGILSTLIFILLMFIGQLGVSSTLLVSIRGSAEKEYSYVEENILIG